A window from Candidatus Paceibacterota bacterium encodes these proteins:
- the serS gene encoding serine--tRNA ligase, with the protein MLDIKFIRENKELITAAAKKKHLNFVVEELIALDDKRRLLMGSTEKRRAEQNSASEKIASAKSPEERQKLIDEMKIVKTAMEKDEEALKEVMKDWQSAMLRVPNIPDMSVPEGDSDADNKEIKTWGECPKFPFEPKDHVDLMTNLKMVDFDRGAKVHGFRGYFLMGDGARLSFAIWNYALEFFSKKGFNPIIPPIVLRKLNFLGSGYLPQGEEDLYKTQDGDYLAGTAEVPIMGFHSDEVFTASELPKKYLGFSPCYRREAGAHGKDVRGLIRVQEFYKFEQVIICEANHETSVKHHEEVNRNIEEFIESLNIPYHTVVNCGGDLGQGQVKKYDVELWVPKEQKYREIGSASYFHDFQTRRLNIKYRDTEGVMRYAHSLNSTAIPTPRILVSLVENYQQADGSIKIPEVLVKYFGKDSIRLE; encoded by the coding sequence TAGTTGAAGAACTTATTGCTCTAGATGACAAACGTCGTTTACTCATGGGTTCTACGGAAAAGCGTCGTGCCGAGCAAAATTCCGCTAGCGAAAAGATTGCTAGTGCAAAATCTCCAGAAGAAAGACAAAAACTCATTGATGAGATGAAGATTGTAAAGACTGCTATGGAAAAAGATGAAGAGGCTTTGAAAGAAGTTATGAAGGATTGGCAATCTGCTATGCTTCGTGTTCCAAATATTCCCGATATGTCTGTACCAGAAGGAGATAGTGATGCTGATAACAAAGAGATCAAGACTTGGGGTGAATGTCCAAAATTTCCTTTTGAACCAAAGGATCATGTTGACCTTATGACAAATTTGAAGATGGTTGATTTTGATAGGGGAGCAAAAGTTCACGGTTTTCGTGGATATTTTCTCATGGGTGATGGTGCAAGATTATCTTTTGCTATTTGGAATTATGCCTTGGAATTTTTTAGTAAAAAAGGATTTAATCCGATCATTCCTCCTATTGTCTTGCGTAAGCTCAATTTTCTCGGTTCAGGATATTTGCCACAAGGCGAAGAAGATCTTTACAAGACTCAAGATGGTGACTATCTAGCTGGTACAGCTGAAGTTCCTATCATGGGTTTTCATAGTGACGAAGTTTTTACTGCAAGTGAACTTCCAAAAAAATATTTGGGATTTTCTCCTTGTTATCGTCGCGAAGCTGGTGCGCACGGCAAAGATGTTCGGGGACTTATTAGAGTTCAGGAATTTTATAAGTTTGAACAAGTTATCATCTGTGAAGCCAACCATGAGACATCAGTCAAGCATCATGAAGAGGTCAATAGAAATATTGAAGAATTCATTGAATCTTTGAATATTCCTTATCATACTGTAGTCAATTGCGGTGGTGATCTTGGTCAAGGTCAGGTTAAGAAATACGATGTTGAACTTTGGGTTCCAAAAGAACAAAAGTATCGCGAAATTGGTTCAGCTTCATATTTCCACGATTTTCAGACTCGCAGACTCAATATAAAGTACCGTGACACAGAAGGTGTTATGCGTTATGCACATTCATTAAATTCAACTGCTATTCCTACGCCTCGTATTCTCGTTTCTCTCGTAGAAAATTATCAACAAGCTGACGGTAGTATCAAGATTCCAGAAGTCTTGGTCAAGTATTTTGGGAAAGATTCAATCAGATTAGAATAA